In one Brassica oleracea var. oleracea cultivar TO1000 chromosome C9, BOL, whole genome shotgun sequence genomic region, the following are encoded:
- the LOC106316737 gene encoding classical arabinogalactan protein 4-like, whose amino-acid sequence MVSKMVQIFLIVALFAASALAQAPAPTPTITPPAATPPPVATPPPVATPPPVATPPPAATPAPATTPPPAVTPAPATTPPSVAPSPSDVPAASPPAPEGPASSPDGLAPGPSEEAPAPSAAFSSKAFIAGTAFTGIMYAAVFI is encoded by the coding sequence ATGGTTTCCAAAATGGTCCAAATTTTCTTGATAGTGGCTCTCTTCGCTGCATCAGCCCTCGCTCAAGCCCCGGCTCCTACACCAACCATCACTCCTCCTGCCGCGACACCCCCTCCCGTTGCAACTCCTCCTCCCGTAGCTACTCCTCCACCAGTTGCCACCCCACCACCAGCCGCAACCCCAGCCCCAGCCACCACTCCACCACCAGCTGTGACTCCAGCTCCCGCCACTACTCCACCATCAGTCGCTCCTTCTCCCTCTGATGTTCCCGCCGCATCTCCACCAGCTCCAGAAGGTCCCGCATCGAGCCCTGACGGTCTTGCTCCAGGGCCTTCAGAAGAAGCACCTGCGCCAAGTGCCGCTTTCTCCAGCAAAGCTTTCATCGCCGGGACCGCTTTCACCGGTATTATGTACGCCGCCGTTTTCATTTGA